A single window of Malus sylvestris chromosome 5, drMalSylv7.2, whole genome shotgun sequence DNA harbors:
- the LOC126621637 gene encoding probable magnesium transporter NIPA6 isoform X3, producing MGVSENAKGLILAMASSAFIGASFILKKKGLKRAGAAGTRAGVGGYTYLLEPLWWAGMITMIVGEVANFVAYVYAPAVLVTPLGALSIIVSAVLAHFLLKERITKMGIVGCVTCIMGSVVIVIHAPQEHTLNSVEEIWVLATQTAFLVYVVATISLVLVLVLHFEPQYGQTNILVYLGICSLMGSLTVLSIKAIGIAIKLTLEGVSQIAYPQTWFFLTVAIICVVTQLNYLNKALDTFNAAIVAPVYYVMFTTLTIIASVIMFKDWSGQNVSSIASEICGFITVLSGTIILHATRDQEPSAPQPQAGTVTWYIRGDSVKSSEDERLLTLQNSDYPEP from the exons ATGGGGGTTTCGGAGAATGCGAAGGGGTTGATACTGGCGATGGCGTCGAGTGCGTTCATCGGCGCGAGCTTCATCCTGAAAAAGAAGGGTCTCAAGCGCGCCGGGGCCGCCGGCACCCGAGCAG GAGTTGGTGGATATACATACTTATTAGAACCACTCTGGTGGGCTGGCATGATCACTA TGATTGTTGGGGAAGTTGCCAATTTCGTGGCCTATGTATATGCTCCGGCAGTTCTTGTAACCCCACTTGGTGCACTGAGTATAATTGTCAG TGCTGTTTTGGCTCACTTCTTGTTGAAGGAACGAATAACGAAAATGGGTATCGTGGGATGTGTTACCTGCATCATGGGATCAGTCGTGATCGTGATCCATGCACCTCAGGAACATACTCTAAATTCTGTAGAGGAAATCTGGGTCCTGGCTACCCAAACAG CCTTTCTGGTTTATGTTGTAGCTACAATTTCCCTAGTGTTAGTTTTGGTCTTGCATTTTGAACCACAATATGGGCAAACGAATATACTAGTCTACTTGGGAATCTGTTCCTTGATGGGTTCACTTACG GTTTTAAGCATAAAGGCAATTGGAATTGCAATAAAGCTAACTCTTGAGGGAGTAAGTCAGATTGCTTATCCTCAGACGTGGTTTTTTCTGACAGTTGCTATAATCTGTGTTGTTACACAGTTAAATTATCTTAACAAG GCTTTGGATACATTCAATGCAGCAATTGTTGCCCCGGTATATTATGTGATGTTTACAACTCTGACCATAATTGCTAGCGTAATAATGTTCAAG GATTGGTCTGGTCAGAATGTCAGCAGCATAGCCTCTGAAATATGTGGATTCATTACTGTGCTGTCAGGAACCATCATACTGCATGCAACAAGAGATCAGGAACCATCTGCTCCACAACCACAAG CAGGAACTGTTACATGGTACATTAGAGGAGATTCAGTGAAGAGTTCTGAAGATGAACGTTTGCTCACTTTACAGAATTCAGATTATCCAGAACCGTGA
- the LOC126621637 gene encoding probable magnesium transporter NIPA6 isoform X4: MGVSENAKGLILAMASSAFIGASFILKKKGLKRAGAAGTRAGVGGYTYLLEPLWWAGMITMIVGEVANFVAYVYAPAVLVTPLGALSIIVSAVLAHFLLKERITKMGIVGCVTCIMGSVVIVIHAPQEHTLNSVEEIWVLATQTAFLVYVVATISLVLVLVLHFEPQYGQTNILVYLGICSLMGSLTVLSIKAIGIAIKLTLEGVSQIAYPQTWFFLTVAIICVVTQLNYLNKALDTFNAAIVAPVYYVMFTTLTIIASVIMFKDWSGQNVSSIASEICGFITVLSGTIILHATRDQEPSAPQPQGTVTWYIRGDSVKSSEDERLLTLQNSDYPEP; this comes from the exons ATGGGGGTTTCGGAGAATGCGAAGGGGTTGATACTGGCGATGGCGTCGAGTGCGTTCATCGGCGCGAGCTTCATCCTGAAAAAGAAGGGTCTCAAGCGCGCCGGGGCCGCCGGCACCCGAGCAG GAGTTGGTGGATATACATACTTATTAGAACCACTCTGGTGGGCTGGCATGATCACTA TGATTGTTGGGGAAGTTGCCAATTTCGTGGCCTATGTATATGCTCCGGCAGTTCTTGTAACCCCACTTGGTGCACTGAGTATAATTGTCAG TGCTGTTTTGGCTCACTTCTTGTTGAAGGAACGAATAACGAAAATGGGTATCGTGGGATGTGTTACCTGCATCATGGGATCAGTCGTGATCGTGATCCATGCACCTCAGGAACATACTCTAAATTCTGTAGAGGAAATCTGGGTCCTGGCTACCCAAACAG CCTTTCTGGTTTATGTTGTAGCTACAATTTCCCTAGTGTTAGTTTTGGTCTTGCATTTTGAACCACAATATGGGCAAACGAATATACTAGTCTACTTGGGAATCTGTTCCTTGATGGGTTCACTTACG GTTTTAAGCATAAAGGCAATTGGAATTGCAATAAAGCTAACTCTTGAGGGAGTAAGTCAGATTGCTTATCCTCAGACGTGGTTTTTTCTGACAGTTGCTATAATCTGTGTTGTTACACAGTTAAATTATCTTAACAAG GCTTTGGATACATTCAATGCAGCAATTGTTGCCCCGGTATATTATGTGATGTTTACAACTCTGACCATAATTGCTAGCGTAATAATGTTCAAG GATTGGTCTGGTCAGAATGTCAGCAGCATAGCCTCTGAAATATGTGGATTCATTACTGTGCTGTCAGGAACCATCATACTGCATGCAACAAGAGATCAGGAACCATCTGCTCCACAACCACAAG GAACTGTTACATGGTACATTAGAGGAGATTCAGTGAAGAGTTCTGAAGATGAACGTTTGCTCACTTTACAGAATTCAGATTATCCAGAACCGTGA
- the LOC126621637 gene encoding probable magnesium transporter NIPA6 isoform X1, with amino-acid sequence MGVSENAKGLILAMASSAFIGASFILKKKGLKRAGAAGTRAGVGGYTYLLEPLWWAGMITMIVGEVANFVAYVYAPAVLVTPLGALSIIVSAVLAHFLLKERITKMGIVGCVTCIMGSVVIVIHAPQEHTLNSVEEIWVLATQTAFLVYVVATISLVLVLVLHFEPQYGQTNILVYLGICSLMGSLTAWLCTSVVLLQVLSIKAIGIAIKLTLEGVSQIAYPQTWFFLTVAIICVVTQLNYLNKALDTFNAAIVAPVYYVMFTTLTIIASVIMFKDWSGQNVSSIASEICGFITVLSGTIILHATRDQEPSAPQPQAGTVTWYIRGDSVKSSEDERLLTLQNSDYPEP; translated from the exons ATGGGGGTTTCGGAGAATGCGAAGGGGTTGATACTGGCGATGGCGTCGAGTGCGTTCATCGGCGCGAGCTTCATCCTGAAAAAGAAGGGTCTCAAGCGCGCCGGGGCCGCCGGCACCCGAGCAG GAGTTGGTGGATATACATACTTATTAGAACCACTCTGGTGGGCTGGCATGATCACTA TGATTGTTGGGGAAGTTGCCAATTTCGTGGCCTATGTATATGCTCCGGCAGTTCTTGTAACCCCACTTGGTGCACTGAGTATAATTGTCAG TGCTGTTTTGGCTCACTTCTTGTTGAAGGAACGAATAACGAAAATGGGTATCGTGGGATGTGTTACCTGCATCATGGGATCAGTCGTGATCGTGATCCATGCACCTCAGGAACATACTCTAAATTCTGTAGAGGAAATCTGGGTCCTGGCTACCCAAACAG CCTTTCTGGTTTATGTTGTAGCTACAATTTCCCTAGTGTTAGTTTTGGTCTTGCATTTTGAACCACAATATGGGCAAACGAATATACTAGTCTACTTGGGAATCTGTTCCTTGATGGGTTCACTTACG GCTTGGCTGTGTACCTCTGTTGTGCTACTTCAGGTTTTAAGCATAAAGGCAATTGGAATTGCAATAAAGCTAACTCTTGAGGGAGTAAGTCAGATTGCTTATCCTCAGACGTGGTTTTTTCTGACAGTTGCTATAATCTGTGTTGTTACACAGTTAAATTATCTTAACAAG GCTTTGGATACATTCAATGCAGCAATTGTTGCCCCGGTATATTATGTGATGTTTACAACTCTGACCATAATTGCTAGCGTAATAATGTTCAAG GATTGGTCTGGTCAGAATGTCAGCAGCATAGCCTCTGAAATATGTGGATTCATTACTGTGCTGTCAGGAACCATCATACTGCATGCAACAAGAGATCAGGAACCATCTGCTCCACAACCACAAG CAGGAACTGTTACATGGTACATTAGAGGAGATTCAGTGAAGAGTTCTGAAGATGAACGTTTGCTCACTTTACAGAATTCAGATTATCCAGAACCGTGA
- the LOC126621637 gene encoding probable magnesium transporter NIPA6 isoform X2 has protein sequence MGVSENAKGLILAMASSAFIGASFILKKKGLKRAGAAGTRAGVGGYTYLLEPLWWAGMITMIVGEVANFVAYVYAPAVLVTPLGALSIIVSAVLAHFLLKERITKMGIVGCVTCIMGSVVIVIHAPQEHTLNSVEEIWVLATQTAFLVYVVATISLVLVLVLHFEPQYGQTNILVYLGICSLMGSLTAWLCTSVVLLQVLSIKAIGIAIKLTLEGVSQIAYPQTWFFLTVAIICVVTQLNYLNKALDTFNAAIVAPVYYVMFTTLTIIASVIMFKDWSGQNVSSIASEICGFITVLSGTIILHATRDQEPSAPQPQGTVTWYIRGDSVKSSEDERLLTLQNSDYPEP, from the exons ATGGGGGTTTCGGAGAATGCGAAGGGGTTGATACTGGCGATGGCGTCGAGTGCGTTCATCGGCGCGAGCTTCATCCTGAAAAAGAAGGGTCTCAAGCGCGCCGGGGCCGCCGGCACCCGAGCAG GAGTTGGTGGATATACATACTTATTAGAACCACTCTGGTGGGCTGGCATGATCACTA TGATTGTTGGGGAAGTTGCCAATTTCGTGGCCTATGTATATGCTCCGGCAGTTCTTGTAACCCCACTTGGTGCACTGAGTATAATTGTCAG TGCTGTTTTGGCTCACTTCTTGTTGAAGGAACGAATAACGAAAATGGGTATCGTGGGATGTGTTACCTGCATCATGGGATCAGTCGTGATCGTGATCCATGCACCTCAGGAACATACTCTAAATTCTGTAGAGGAAATCTGGGTCCTGGCTACCCAAACAG CCTTTCTGGTTTATGTTGTAGCTACAATTTCCCTAGTGTTAGTTTTGGTCTTGCATTTTGAACCACAATATGGGCAAACGAATATACTAGTCTACTTGGGAATCTGTTCCTTGATGGGTTCACTTACG GCTTGGCTGTGTACCTCTGTTGTGCTACTTCAGGTTTTAAGCATAAAGGCAATTGGAATTGCAATAAAGCTAACTCTTGAGGGAGTAAGTCAGATTGCTTATCCTCAGACGTGGTTTTTTCTGACAGTTGCTATAATCTGTGTTGTTACACAGTTAAATTATCTTAACAAG GCTTTGGATACATTCAATGCAGCAATTGTTGCCCCGGTATATTATGTGATGTTTACAACTCTGACCATAATTGCTAGCGTAATAATGTTCAAG GATTGGTCTGGTCAGAATGTCAGCAGCATAGCCTCTGAAATATGTGGATTCATTACTGTGCTGTCAGGAACCATCATACTGCATGCAACAAGAGATCAGGAACCATCTGCTCCACAACCACAAG GAACTGTTACATGGTACATTAGAGGAGATTCAGTGAAGAGTTCTGAAGATGAACGTTTGCTCACTTTACAGAATTCAGATTATCCAGAACCGTGA